A window from Athalia rosae chromosome 5, iyAthRosa1.1, whole genome shotgun sequence encodes these proteins:
- the LOC105692879 gene encoding eukaryotic translation initiation factor 4 gamma 2 isoform X3 has protein sequence MYAQLCKRLSDEAPNFEPQKPNVDGQASQSTFTILLLKYCRFEFENRSKANEAFDRQDDLAPEDEERRQLAKRKMLGNIKFIGELGKLEIVSETILHRCIQQLLLEKRRGGSRGDIAEDIECLCQIMRTCGRILDSDKGQMLMKQYFKRMSVLAESSELPLRIRFMLRDVIELRRDGWVPRKATSTEGPMPINQIRNDNEDSSRGGGYNRRDDRLSSDIFRTMRSFDDRAGNMSLSSHPFGMGPSPFSPNGYSGPGNVGYGRHNQRNQPNYYQNQNRHQNNFQGKHNHNQQQQNSSQNYNNNGNKEQSRLRNKILLKHPEEVSLRPAPNSMVFSANTNPPNLPLNNSMFIGGHVSESLLSPANSLKASPPLMHKEPPSAIVIKQGPVEKRDKAKDRKDKGPSKEEVLKKVNALMDDLVNHGNIPDAITAFKDLKIPERFLRHVIFTFYSNTLDRGDSERELAGKLVSDLKKEGLITGQQFLEGWKELVASMDERESTVACVASHVASITAKAIVDNLMQLVDLASVTENGQHHPLFLLTLQQLHKTQGKERLMQIFNESKVNLMIQLPEAEKTKERLGKILEDRELTFLCPLLRIQKEMWRQLEIDPSPNALYKWIKEKLDPSHHSDPSFINALITVLLKYITQETTLGPEVDPEAAVDKALIEKERALLMKYKRVLESFLPTIETQVTAVHALQVFCYSHKFPKGMLLRWFMALYAIDVVDEEALLQWKEDITDDYPGKGQALFQVNSWLTWLQQVSSEEEEDEGDN, from the exons ATGTACGCACAGCTGTGCAAACGGCTGTCTGACGAAGCTCCAAACTTTGAACCTCAGAAACCCAACGTTGACGGTCAAGCATCCCAAAGCACATTTACAATTCTGTTGCTCAAGTATTGCAGATTtgagtttgaaaatcgatcaaaAGCAAATGAGGCATTCGATCGGCAAGATGACTTGGCCCCGGAAGATGAAGAGCGCCGTCAATTGGCAAAGCGTAAGATGCTCGGAAACATCAAATTCATCGGGGAGTTGGGCAAATTGGAAATCGTATCGGAAACGATCCTACATCGGTGCATTCAGCAGTTATTGTTGGAGAAAAGAAGGGGAGGATCCAGGGGGGACATAGCTGAGGATATCGAATGTCTCTGTCAGATTATGCGCACCTGCGGTCGCATTTTGGACTCTGACAAGGGCCAAATGCTCATGAAGCAGTACTTTAAACGCATGAGCGTCTTAGCAGAGAGCAGCGAGTTACCCCTGCGCATCCGTTTTATGCTACGTGATGTTATCGAATTACGGCGCGACGGCTGGGTGCCGCGCAAGGCCACCAGTACCGAAGGGCCTATGCCCATCAATCAGATCCGCAATGATAACGAAGATTCCTCAAGAGGTGGCGGATACAACAGACGGGATGACCGTCTCAGCAGTGATATCTTTAGAACGATGCGAAGCTTTGATGACAGGGCAGGCAATATGTCACTCAGCTCCCATCCCTTTGGAATGGGACCTTCTCCATTTAGTCCAAATGGCTATTCGGGGCCTGGTAATGTCGGCTATGGCAGACACAATCAACGTAATCAACCTAATTACTACCAAAATCAAAACCGCCATCAGAACAATTTTCAAGGAAAGCATAATCACAATCAACAGCAACAGAACTCTTCGCAGAATTACAACAATA ATGGCAACAAAGAGCAGTCCCGTTTGAGGAACAAAATACTGCTTAAGCACCCGGAAGAGGTGTCTCTCAGGCCTGCACCTAATTCAATGGTATTTAGCGCCAACACGAACCCGCCAAACCTACCTCTCAACAACA GTATGTTCATAGGCGGCCACGTATCGGAAAGTTTGCTTTCTCCAGCGAATTCTTTGAAGGCCAGCCCACCGCTGATGCACAAGGAACCTCCATCAGCGATTGTGATAAAACAAGGCCCCGTCGAGAAACGGGACAAAGCAAAGGACAGAAAGGACAAGGGTCCCTCTAAAGAGGAAGTATTGAAGAAGGTGAATGCATTAATGGATGATCTGGTTAATCACGGGAATATTCCGGACGCAATAACAGCGTTCAAGGATCTAAAAATACCGGAAAGATTCTTGCGTCACGTAATTTTCACCTTCTATTCCAACACTTTGGATCGCGGTGATTCGGAGCGGGAACTTGCCGGAAAACTAGTGTCCGATCTGAAAAAAGAAGGGCTTATTACCGGGCAACAGTTCCTTGAGGGGTGGAAGGAGCTAGTCGCTAGCATGGATGAAAGGGAGAGCACAGTTGCTTGCGTTGCTTCTCATGTCGCATCTATAACTGCTAAGGCGATCGTTGATAATCTGATGCAGCTAGTAGATCTAGCTTCAGTGACTGAAAATGGGCAACATCACCCGTTATTCCTACTCACCCTTCAACAGTTGCACAAGACTCAGGGCAAGGAAAGACTTATGCAGATCTTCAACGAGAGTAAGGTGAACCTGATGATCCAGCTACCAGAGGCGGAGAAGACGAAGGAAAGGTTGGGTAAGATCCTCGAGGACAGAGAATTGACGTTTCTCTGCCCTCTTCTCAGGATCCAAAAGGAAATGTGGAGACAGCTCGAGATTGACCCCAGTCCCAATGCCCTCTACAAATGGATTAAGGAGAAACTTGACCCTTCTCATCACTCCGATCCAAGTTTCATCAATGCTCTGATTACCGTTCTCTTGAAGTACATCACTCAG GAAACAACATTAGGTCCAGAAGTTGATCCAGAAGCTGCAGTGGACAAAGCTTTGATTGAGAAGGAACGAGCGTTGTTGATGAAGTACAAACGCGTGCTGGAATCATTTCTTCCCACTATTGAGACACAAGTAACTGCTGTTCATGCTCTGCAAGTATTTTGCTACTCGCACAAATTCCCCAAGGGGATGCTTCTGCGATGGTTCATGGCCCTTTATGCAATCGATGTCGTCGACGAAGAGGCTTTGTTGCAGTGGAAGGAAGACATCACTGATGATTATCCTGGCAAAGGACAAGCTCTTTTCCAG gtCAATTCCTGGTTAACATGGCTCCAGCAGGTATCTtccgaggaggaggaagatgaGGGTGACAACTAG
- the LOC105692879 gene encoding eukaryotic translation initiation factor 4 gamma 2 isoform X1 has translation MDEIRSLSTKRRWIPPSSIRRDALTQESRNDLIFRKVRGILNKLTPEKFAKLSTDLLNVELNSDVILKGVILLIFDKALDEPKYSSMYAQLCKRLSDEAPNFEPQKPNVDGQASQSTFTILLLKYCRFEFENRSKANEAFDRQDDLAPEDEERRQLAKRKMLGNIKFIGELGKLEIVSETILHRCIQQLLLEKRRGGSRGDIAEDIECLCQIMRTCGRILDSDKGQMLMKQYFKRMSVLAESSELPLRIRFMLRDVIELRRDGWVPRKATSTEGPMPINQIRNDNEDSSRGGGYNRRDDRLSSDIFRTMRSFDDRAGNMSLSSHPFGMGPSPFSPNGYSGPGNVGYGRHNQRNQPNYYQNQNRHQNNFQGKHNHNQQQQNSSQNYNNNGNKEQSRLRNKILLKHPEEVSLRPAPNSMVFSANTNPPNLPLNNSMFIGGHVSESLLSPANSLKASPPLMHKEPPSAIVIKQGPVEKRDKAKDRKDKGPSKEEVLKKVNALMDDLVNHGNIPDAITAFKDLKIPERFLRHVIFTFYSNTLDRGDSERELAGKLVSDLKKEGLITGQQFLEGWKELVASMDERESTVACVASHVASITAKAIVDNLMQLVDLASVTENGQHHPLFLLTLQQLHKTQGKERLMQIFNESKVNLMIQLPEAEKTKERLGKILEDRELTFLCPLLRIQKEMWRQLEIDPSPNALYKWIKEKLDPSHHSDPSFINALITVLLKYITQETTLGPEVDPEAAVDKALIEKERALLMKYKRVLESFLPTIETQVTAVHALQVFCYSHKFPKGMLLRWFMALYAIDVVDEEALLQWKEDITDDYPGKGQALFQVNSWLTWLQQVSSEEEEDEGDN, from the exons AT GGACGAAATTCGCTCCCTATCCACTAAGCGACGCTGGATCCCTCCTTCATCTATTAGACGCGATGCACTCACTCAAGAAAGCAGAAATGATCTCATCTTCAGAAAGGTGCGGGGTATTCTTAACAAGCTCACACCGGAAAAGTTTGCAAAGCTGAGCACCGACTTGCTCAACGTCGAGCTCAATTCCGATGTGATTCTCAAAGGTGTTATATTATTG aTCTTTGATAAGGCACTCGATGAACCAAAGTACAGTTCTATGTACGCACAGCTGTGCAAACGGCTGTCTGACGAAGCTCCAAACTTTGAACCTCAGAAACCCAACGTTGACGGTCAAGCATCCCAAAGCACATTTACAATTCTGTTGCTCAAGTATTGCAGATTtgagtttgaaaatcgatcaaaAGCAAATGAGGCATTCGATCGGCAAGATGACTTGGCCCCGGAAGATGAAGAGCGCCGTCAATTGGCAAAGCGTAAGATGCTCGGAAACATCAAATTCATCGGGGAGTTGGGCAAATTGGAAATCGTATCGGAAACGATCCTACATCGGTGCATTCAGCAGTTATTGTTGGAGAAAAGAAGGGGAGGATCCAGGGGGGACATAGCTGAGGATATCGAATGTCTCTGTCAGATTATGCGCACCTGCGGTCGCATTTTGGACTCTGACAAGGGCCAAATGCTCATGAAGCAGTACTTTAAACGCATGAGCGTCTTAGCAGAGAGCAGCGAGTTACCCCTGCGCATCCGTTTTATGCTACGTGATGTTATCGAATTACGGCGCGACGGCTGGGTGCCGCGCAAGGCCACCAGTACCGAAGGGCCTATGCCCATCAATCAGATCCGCAATGATAACGAAGATTCCTCAAGAGGTGGCGGATACAACAGACGGGATGACCGTCTCAGCAGTGATATCTTTAGAACGATGCGAAGCTTTGATGACAGGGCAGGCAATATGTCACTCAGCTCCCATCCCTTTGGAATGGGACCTTCTCCATTTAGTCCAAATGGCTATTCGGGGCCTGGTAATGTCGGCTATGGCAGACACAATCAACGTAATCAACCTAATTACTACCAAAATCAAAACCGCCATCAGAACAATTTTCAAGGAAAGCATAATCACAATCAACAGCAACAGAACTCTTCGCAGAATTACAACAATA ATGGCAACAAAGAGCAGTCCCGTTTGAGGAACAAAATACTGCTTAAGCACCCGGAAGAGGTGTCTCTCAGGCCTGCACCTAATTCAATGGTATTTAGCGCCAACACGAACCCGCCAAACCTACCTCTCAACAACA GTATGTTCATAGGCGGCCACGTATCGGAAAGTTTGCTTTCTCCAGCGAATTCTTTGAAGGCCAGCCCACCGCTGATGCACAAGGAACCTCCATCAGCGATTGTGATAAAACAAGGCCCCGTCGAGAAACGGGACAAAGCAAAGGACAGAAAGGACAAGGGTCCCTCTAAAGAGGAAGTATTGAAGAAGGTGAATGCATTAATGGATGATCTGGTTAATCACGGGAATATTCCGGACGCAATAACAGCGTTCAAGGATCTAAAAATACCGGAAAGATTCTTGCGTCACGTAATTTTCACCTTCTATTCCAACACTTTGGATCGCGGTGATTCGGAGCGGGAACTTGCCGGAAAACTAGTGTCCGATCTGAAAAAAGAAGGGCTTATTACCGGGCAACAGTTCCTTGAGGGGTGGAAGGAGCTAGTCGCTAGCATGGATGAAAGGGAGAGCACAGTTGCTTGCGTTGCTTCTCATGTCGCATCTATAACTGCTAAGGCGATCGTTGATAATCTGATGCAGCTAGTAGATCTAGCTTCAGTGACTGAAAATGGGCAACATCACCCGTTATTCCTACTCACCCTTCAACAGTTGCACAAGACTCAGGGCAAGGAAAGACTTATGCAGATCTTCAACGAGAGTAAGGTGAACCTGATGATCCAGCTACCAGAGGCGGAGAAGACGAAGGAAAGGTTGGGTAAGATCCTCGAGGACAGAGAATTGACGTTTCTCTGCCCTCTTCTCAGGATCCAAAAGGAAATGTGGAGACAGCTCGAGATTGACCCCAGTCCCAATGCCCTCTACAAATGGATTAAGGAGAAACTTGACCCTTCTCATCACTCCGATCCAAGTTTCATCAATGCTCTGATTACCGTTCTCTTGAAGTACATCACTCAG GAAACAACATTAGGTCCAGAAGTTGATCCAGAAGCTGCAGTGGACAAAGCTTTGATTGAGAAGGAACGAGCGTTGTTGATGAAGTACAAACGCGTGCTGGAATCATTTCTTCCCACTATTGAGACACAAGTAACTGCTGTTCATGCTCTGCAAGTATTTTGCTACTCGCACAAATTCCCCAAGGGGATGCTTCTGCGATGGTTCATGGCCCTTTATGCAATCGATGTCGTCGACGAAGAGGCTTTGTTGCAGTGGAAGGAAGACATCACTGATGATTATCCTGGCAAAGGACAAGCTCTTTTCCAG gtCAATTCCTGGTTAACATGGCTCCAGCAGGTATCTtccgaggaggaggaagatgaGGGTGACAACTAG
- the LOC105692879 gene encoding eukaryotic translation initiation factor 4 gamma 2 isoform X2, with product MDEIRSLSTKRRWIPPSSIRRDALTQESRNDLIFRKVRGILNKLTPEKFAKLSTDLLNVELNSDVILKGVILLIFDKALDEPKYSSMYAQLCKRLSDEAPNFEPQKPNVDGQASQSTFTILLLKYCRFEFENRSKANEAFDRQDDLAPEDEERRQLAKRKMLGNIKFIGELGKLEIVSETILHRCIQQLLLEKRRGGSRGDIAEDIECLCQIMRTCGRILDSDKGQMLMKQYFKRMSVLAESSELPLRIRFMLRDVIELRRDGWVPRKATSTEGPMPINQIRNDNEDSSRGGGYNRRDDRLSSDIFRTMRSFDDRAGNMSLSSHPFGMGPSPFSPNGYSGPGNVGYGRHNQRNQPNYYQNQNRHQNNFQGKHNHNQQQQNSSQNYNNNGNKEQSRLRNKILLKHPEEVSLRPAPNSMVFSANTNPPNLPLNNSGHVSESLLSPANSLKASPPLMHKEPPSAIVIKQGPVEKRDKAKDRKDKGPSKEEVLKKVNALMDDLVNHGNIPDAITAFKDLKIPERFLRHVIFTFYSNTLDRGDSERELAGKLVSDLKKEGLITGQQFLEGWKELVASMDERESTVACVASHVASITAKAIVDNLMQLVDLASVTENGQHHPLFLLTLQQLHKTQGKERLMQIFNESKVNLMIQLPEAEKTKERLGKILEDRELTFLCPLLRIQKEMWRQLEIDPSPNALYKWIKEKLDPSHHSDPSFINALITVLLKYITQETTLGPEVDPEAAVDKALIEKERALLMKYKRVLESFLPTIETQVTAVHALQVFCYSHKFPKGMLLRWFMALYAIDVVDEEALLQWKEDITDDYPGKGQALFQVNSWLTWLQQVSSEEEEDEGDN from the exons AT GGACGAAATTCGCTCCCTATCCACTAAGCGACGCTGGATCCCTCCTTCATCTATTAGACGCGATGCACTCACTCAAGAAAGCAGAAATGATCTCATCTTCAGAAAGGTGCGGGGTATTCTTAACAAGCTCACACCGGAAAAGTTTGCAAAGCTGAGCACCGACTTGCTCAACGTCGAGCTCAATTCCGATGTGATTCTCAAAGGTGTTATATTATTG aTCTTTGATAAGGCACTCGATGAACCAAAGTACAGTTCTATGTACGCACAGCTGTGCAAACGGCTGTCTGACGAAGCTCCAAACTTTGAACCTCAGAAACCCAACGTTGACGGTCAAGCATCCCAAAGCACATTTACAATTCTGTTGCTCAAGTATTGCAGATTtgagtttgaaaatcgatcaaaAGCAAATGAGGCATTCGATCGGCAAGATGACTTGGCCCCGGAAGATGAAGAGCGCCGTCAATTGGCAAAGCGTAAGATGCTCGGAAACATCAAATTCATCGGGGAGTTGGGCAAATTGGAAATCGTATCGGAAACGATCCTACATCGGTGCATTCAGCAGTTATTGTTGGAGAAAAGAAGGGGAGGATCCAGGGGGGACATAGCTGAGGATATCGAATGTCTCTGTCAGATTATGCGCACCTGCGGTCGCATTTTGGACTCTGACAAGGGCCAAATGCTCATGAAGCAGTACTTTAAACGCATGAGCGTCTTAGCAGAGAGCAGCGAGTTACCCCTGCGCATCCGTTTTATGCTACGTGATGTTATCGAATTACGGCGCGACGGCTGGGTGCCGCGCAAGGCCACCAGTACCGAAGGGCCTATGCCCATCAATCAGATCCGCAATGATAACGAAGATTCCTCAAGAGGTGGCGGATACAACAGACGGGATGACCGTCTCAGCAGTGATATCTTTAGAACGATGCGAAGCTTTGATGACAGGGCAGGCAATATGTCACTCAGCTCCCATCCCTTTGGAATGGGACCTTCTCCATTTAGTCCAAATGGCTATTCGGGGCCTGGTAATGTCGGCTATGGCAGACACAATCAACGTAATCAACCTAATTACTACCAAAATCAAAACCGCCATCAGAACAATTTTCAAGGAAAGCATAATCACAATCAACAGCAACAGAACTCTTCGCAGAATTACAACAATA ATGGCAACAAAGAGCAGTCCCGTTTGAGGAACAAAATACTGCTTAAGCACCCGGAAGAGGTGTCTCTCAGGCCTGCACCTAATTCAATGGTATTTAGCGCCAACACGAACCCGCCAAACCTACCTCTCAACAACA GCGGCCACGTATCGGAAAGTTTGCTTTCTCCAGCGAATTCTTTGAAGGCCAGCCCACCGCTGATGCACAAGGAACCTCCATCAGCGATTGTGATAAAACAAGGCCCCGTCGAGAAACGGGACAAAGCAAAGGACAGAAAGGACAAGGGTCCCTCTAAAGAGGAAGTATTGAAGAAGGTGAATGCATTAATGGATGATCTGGTTAATCACGGGAATATTCCGGACGCAATAACAGCGTTCAAGGATCTAAAAATACCGGAAAGATTCTTGCGTCACGTAATTTTCACCTTCTATTCCAACACTTTGGATCGCGGTGATTCGGAGCGGGAACTTGCCGGAAAACTAGTGTCCGATCTGAAAAAAGAAGGGCTTATTACCGGGCAACAGTTCCTTGAGGGGTGGAAGGAGCTAGTCGCTAGCATGGATGAAAGGGAGAGCACAGTTGCTTGCGTTGCTTCTCATGTCGCATCTATAACTGCTAAGGCGATCGTTGATAATCTGATGCAGCTAGTAGATCTAGCTTCAGTGACTGAAAATGGGCAACATCACCCGTTATTCCTACTCACCCTTCAACAGTTGCACAAGACTCAGGGCAAGGAAAGACTTATGCAGATCTTCAACGAGAGTAAGGTGAACCTGATGATCCAGCTACCAGAGGCGGAGAAGACGAAGGAAAGGTTGGGTAAGATCCTCGAGGACAGAGAATTGACGTTTCTCTGCCCTCTTCTCAGGATCCAAAAGGAAATGTGGAGACAGCTCGAGATTGACCCCAGTCCCAATGCCCTCTACAAATGGATTAAGGAGAAACTTGACCCTTCTCATCACTCCGATCCAAGTTTCATCAATGCTCTGATTACCGTTCTCTTGAAGTACATCACTCAG GAAACAACATTAGGTCCAGAAGTTGATCCAGAAGCTGCAGTGGACAAAGCTTTGATTGAGAAGGAACGAGCGTTGTTGATGAAGTACAAACGCGTGCTGGAATCATTTCTTCCCACTATTGAGACACAAGTAACTGCTGTTCATGCTCTGCAAGTATTTTGCTACTCGCACAAATTCCCCAAGGGGATGCTTCTGCGATGGTTCATGGCCCTTTATGCAATCGATGTCGTCGACGAAGAGGCTTTGTTGCAGTGGAAGGAAGACATCACTGATGATTATCCTGGCAAAGGACAAGCTCTTTTCCAG gtCAATTCCTGGTTAACATGGCTCCAGCAGGTATCTtccgaggaggaggaagatgaGGGTGACAACTAG
- the LOC105692879 gene encoding eukaryotic translation initiation factor 4 gamma 2 isoform X4 yields the protein MPSRDEIRSLSTKRRWIPPSSIRRDALTQESRNDLIFRKVRGILNKLTPEKFAKLSTDLLNVELNSDVILKGVILLIFDKALDEPKYSSMYAQLCKRLSDEAPNFEPQKPNVDGQASQSTFTILLLKYCRFEFENRSKANEAFDRQDDLAPEDEERRQLAKRKMLGNIKFIGELGKLEIVSETILHRCIQQLLLEKRRGGSRGDIAEDIECLCQIMRTCGRILDSDKGQMLMKQYFKRMSVLAESSELPLRIRFMLRDVIELRRDGWVPRKATSTEGPMPINQIRNDNEDSSRGGGYNRRDDRLSSDIFRTMRSFDDRAGNMSLSSHPFGMGPSPFSPNGYSGPGNVGYGRHNQRNQPNYYQNQNRHQNNFQGKHNHNQQQQNSSQNYNNNGNKEQSRLRNKILLKHPEEVSLRPAPNSMVFSANTNPPNLPLNNSMFIGGHVSESLLSPANSLKASPPLMHKEPPSAIVIKQGPVEKRDKAKDRKDKGPSKEEVLKKVNALMDDLVNHGNIPDAITAFKDLKIPERFLRHVIFTFYSNTLDRGDSERELAGKLVSDLKKEGLITGQQFLEGWKELVASMDERESTVACVASHVASITAKAIVDNLMQLVDLASVTENGQHHPLFLLTLQQLHKTQGKERLMQIFNESKVNLMIQLPEAEKTKERLGKILEDRELTFLCPLLRIQKEMWRQLEIDPSPNALYKWIKEKLDPSHHSDPSFINALITVLLKYITQETTLGPEVDPEAAVDKALIEKERALLMKYKRVLESFLPTIETQVTAVHALQVFCYSHKFPKGMLLRWFMALYAIDVVDEEALLQWKEDITDDYPGKGQALFQVNSWLTWLQQVSSEEEEDEGDN from the exons ATGCCTTCCAGGGACGAAATTCGCTCCCTATCCACTAAGCGACGCTGGATCCCTCCTTCATCTATTAGACGCGATGCACTCACTCAAGAAAGCAGAAATGATCTCATCTTCAGAAAGGTGCGGGGTATTCTTAACAAGCTCACACCGGAAAAGTTTGCAAAGCTGAGCACCGACTTGCTCAACGTCGAGCTCAATTCCGATGTGATTCTCAAAGGTGTTATATTATTG aTCTTTGATAAGGCACTCGATGAACCAAAGTACAGTTCTATGTACGCACAGCTGTGCAAACGGCTGTCTGACGAAGCTCCAAACTTTGAACCTCAGAAACCCAACGTTGACGGTCAAGCATCCCAAAGCACATTTACAATTCTGTTGCTCAAGTATTGCAGATTtgagtttgaaaatcgatcaaaAGCAAATGAGGCATTCGATCGGCAAGATGACTTGGCCCCGGAAGATGAAGAGCGCCGTCAATTGGCAAAGCGTAAGATGCTCGGAAACATCAAATTCATCGGGGAGTTGGGCAAATTGGAAATCGTATCGGAAACGATCCTACATCGGTGCATTCAGCAGTTATTGTTGGAGAAAAGAAGGGGAGGATCCAGGGGGGACATAGCTGAGGATATCGAATGTCTCTGTCAGATTATGCGCACCTGCGGTCGCATTTTGGACTCTGACAAGGGCCAAATGCTCATGAAGCAGTACTTTAAACGCATGAGCGTCTTAGCAGAGAGCAGCGAGTTACCCCTGCGCATCCGTTTTATGCTACGTGATGTTATCGAATTACGGCGCGACGGCTGGGTGCCGCGCAAGGCCACCAGTACCGAAGGGCCTATGCCCATCAATCAGATCCGCAATGATAACGAAGATTCCTCAAGAGGTGGCGGATACAACAGACGGGATGACCGTCTCAGCAGTGATATCTTTAGAACGATGCGAAGCTTTGATGACAGGGCAGGCAATATGTCACTCAGCTCCCATCCCTTTGGAATGGGACCTTCTCCATTTAGTCCAAATGGCTATTCGGGGCCTGGTAATGTCGGCTATGGCAGACACAATCAACGTAATCAACCTAATTACTACCAAAATCAAAACCGCCATCAGAACAATTTTCAAGGAAAGCATAATCACAATCAACAGCAACAGAACTCTTCGCAGAATTACAACAATA ATGGCAACAAAGAGCAGTCCCGTTTGAGGAACAAAATACTGCTTAAGCACCCGGAAGAGGTGTCTCTCAGGCCTGCACCTAATTCAATGGTATTTAGCGCCAACACGAACCCGCCAAACCTACCTCTCAACAACA GTATGTTCATAGGCGGCCACGTATCGGAAAGTTTGCTTTCTCCAGCGAATTCTTTGAAGGCCAGCCCACCGCTGATGCACAAGGAACCTCCATCAGCGATTGTGATAAAACAAGGCCCCGTCGAGAAACGGGACAAAGCAAAGGACAGAAAGGACAAGGGTCCCTCTAAAGAGGAAGTATTGAAGAAGGTGAATGCATTAATGGATGATCTGGTTAATCACGGGAATATTCCGGACGCAATAACAGCGTTCAAGGATCTAAAAATACCGGAAAGATTCTTGCGTCACGTAATTTTCACCTTCTATTCCAACACTTTGGATCGCGGTGATTCGGAGCGGGAACTTGCCGGAAAACTAGTGTCCGATCTGAAAAAAGAAGGGCTTATTACCGGGCAACAGTTCCTTGAGGGGTGGAAGGAGCTAGTCGCTAGCATGGATGAAAGGGAGAGCACAGTTGCTTGCGTTGCTTCTCATGTCGCATCTATAACTGCTAAGGCGATCGTTGATAATCTGATGCAGCTAGTAGATCTAGCTTCAGTGACTGAAAATGGGCAACATCACCCGTTATTCCTACTCACCCTTCAACAGTTGCACAAGACTCAGGGCAAGGAAAGACTTATGCAGATCTTCAACGAGAGTAAGGTGAACCTGATGATCCAGCTACCAGAGGCGGAGAAGACGAAGGAAAGGTTGGGTAAGATCCTCGAGGACAGAGAATTGACGTTTCTCTGCCCTCTTCTCAGGATCCAAAAGGAAATGTGGAGACAGCTCGAGATTGACCCCAGTCCCAATGCCCTCTACAAATGGATTAAGGAGAAACTTGACCCTTCTCATCACTCCGATCCAAGTTTCATCAATGCTCTGATTACCGTTCTCTTGAAGTACATCACTCAG GAAACAACATTAGGTCCAGAAGTTGATCCAGAAGCTGCAGTGGACAAAGCTTTGATTGAGAAGGAACGAGCGTTGTTGATGAAGTACAAACGCGTGCTGGAATCATTTCTTCCCACTATTGAGACACAAGTAACTGCTGTTCATGCTCTGCAAGTATTTTGCTACTCGCACAAATTCCCCAAGGGGATGCTTCTGCGATGGTTCATGGCCCTTTATGCAATCGATGTCGTCGACGAAGAGGCTTTGTTGCAGTGGAAGGAAGACATCACTGATGATTATCCTGGCAAAGGACAAGCTCTTTTCCAG gtCAATTCCTGGTTAACATGGCTCCAGCAGGTATCTtccgaggaggaggaagatgaGGGTGACAACTAG
- the LOC105692874 gene encoding t-SNARE domain-containing protein 1: MAHTSRGYGSTDQRSDIPDVGFSPTELYSLSENITTNIYTINSSWRTLDRAFKTIGTNKDSQGLRDKVHVTQHSTNQVVTQTSKDIARLTVLMRRGDKEQKLQIEKLTTDFKEAFLRYSDMQKAFAEKMKRYLLVSSNNSENQSADGSQDTDTLVQIQEDNERREVQRSLEFDQGLLLEREERIRRIEGDILDANQIMRELGALVNQQADSINTIENSIENVHGNVELGAQELVKANSYQSKFRRKVCFLLLLAVIAVVILTIILVTKLS; this comes from the exons ATGGCGCACACCTCTCGTGGATATGGATCAACTGATCAACGCTCTGATATTCCAGACGTAGGATTCAGTCCCACCGAACTCTACAGTCTGAGCGAGAACATAACAACTAATATTTACACAATCAACTCGAGCTGGCGTACCTTGGATCGCGCCTTTAAAACTATTGGAACTAATAAGGACTCCCAGGGTCTTCGAGACAAAGT GCACGTGACTCAACACAGCACTAATCAAGTAGTGACTCAAACAAGCAAGGACATTGCACGACTTACTGTGTTGATGAGGCGAGGAGATAAAGAGCAAAAACttcagattgaaaaattgacaactGACTTCAAAGAGGCATTTCTTAGATATTCAGATATGCAGAAG GCTTTTgctgagaaaatgaaaagatatttATTGGTATCTAGCAACAATTCAGAGAATCAGTCTGCTGATGGAAGTCAAGACACAGACACACTAGTTCAGATTCAAGAGGATAATGAGCGCAGAGAGGTTCAGAG ATCGTTGGAGTTTGATCAGGGATTGCTTCTAGAACGCGAGGAGAGGATCAGGCGAATTGAAGGTGATATCTTGGATGCTAATCAAATCATGCGCGAGTTGGGAGCCCTTGTCAACCAACAGGCGGATTCGATCA ATACTATAGAGAACAGCATAGAAAATGTTCATGGAAATGTCGAATTGGGGGCTCAAGAATTGGTCAAAGCCAATAGCTATCAGTCAAAGTTCCGTCGGAAAGTTTGCTTCCTATTGTTACTTGCCGTTATTGCTGTCGTCATACTAACCATTATTCTAGTCACTAAACTAAGTTAG